A portion of the Salvelinus fontinalis isolate EN_2023a chromosome 32, ASM2944872v1, whole genome shotgun sequence genome contains these proteins:
- the LOC129830793 gene encoding tumor protein D52-like isoform X2, translated as MEEADQGAVRPDSIPEIGEDAVTSVTVSPSIPTLTEEEQEELREELLRVEDEILTLSQVLATKENQLADIKRKLGITPLNELKQNLSKSWQEVTTSTAYKKTSEGLSVAGQKATAAFNNMGSAISRKFEDVSIRSLQHSASMPVMRNTPTFKSFEEKVETLKVKMSPAASQGDFGDVLTSTATSDPSVVVEKQPEATPIALQEEHLQ; from the exons gtgctgTGAGACCAGACTCTATCCCAGAAATAGGGGAGGATGCAGTGACGTCAGTGACCGTGTCCCCTTCCATCCCCACCCTgacagaggaggagcaggaggagctaCGAGAGGAGCTGCTCAGG GTGGAGGATGAGATCTTGACTCTGTCTCAGGTGCTGGCAACTAAGGAGAACCAGTTGGCAGACATCAAGAGGAAGCTGGGCATCACTCCTCTCAACGAGCTCAAACAGAACCTCAGCAAGAGCTGGCAAGAGGTCACCACCTCTACAGC CTATAAGAAGACGTCAGAGGGCCTGTCTGTGGCCGGTCAGAAGGCCACAGCAGCCTTCAACAACATGGGCTCAGCTATCAGCAGGAAGTTTGAGGACGTCAG CATACGCTCTCTACAGCATTCTGCTAGTATGCCTGTAATGAG GAACACACCCACCTTCAAGTCGTTTGAGGAGAAAGTAGAGACTTTAAAG GTCAAGATGAGCCCGGCGGCGTCTCAGGGTGACTTTGGCGACGTGTTGACCTCTACAGCAACCTCTGACCCGTCTGTTGTCGTGGAGAAACAGCCAGAGGCCACGCCCATCGCCCTCCAGGAAGAACATCTCCAGTGA
- the LOC129830793 gene encoding tumor protein D52-like isoform X3: MEEADQGAVRPDSIPEIGEDAVTSVTVSPSIPTLTEEEQEELREELLRVEDEILTLSQVLATKENQLADIKRKLGITPLNELKQNLSKSWQEVTTSTAYKKTSEGLSVAGQKATAAFNNMGSAISRKFEDVRLQSISNSFGNTPTFKSFEEKVETLKVKMSPAASQGDFGDVLTSTATSDPSVVVEKQPEATPIALQEEHLQ; this comes from the exons gtgctgTGAGACCAGACTCTATCCCAGAAATAGGGGAGGATGCAGTGACGTCAGTGACCGTGTCCCCTTCCATCCCCACCCTgacagaggaggagcaggaggagctaCGAGAGGAGCTGCTCAGG GTGGAGGATGAGATCTTGACTCTGTCTCAGGTGCTGGCAACTAAGGAGAACCAGTTGGCAGACATCAAGAGGAAGCTGGGCATCACTCCTCTCAACGAGCTCAAACAGAACCTCAGCAAGAGCTGGCAAGAGGTCACCACCTCTACAGC CTATAAGAAGACGTCAGAGGGCCTGTCTGTGGCCGGTCAGAAGGCCACAGCAGCCTTCAACAACATGGGCTCAGCTATCAGCAGGAAGTTTGAGGACGTCAG ATTGCAGTCTATTTCCAATTCCTTTGG GAACACACCCACCTTCAAGTCGTTTGAGGAGAAAGTAGAGACTTTAAAG GTCAAGATGAGCCCGGCGGCGTCTCAGGGTGACTTTGGCGACGTGTTGACCTCTACAGCAACCTCTGACCCGTCTGTTGTCGTGGAGAAACAGCCAGAGGCCACGCCCATCGCCCTCCAGGAAGAACATCTCCAGTGA
- the LOC129830793 gene encoding tumor protein D52-like isoform X4, giving the protein MEEADQGAVRPDSIPEIGEDAVTSVTVSPSIPTLTEEEQEELREELLRVEDEILTLSQVLATKENQLADIKRKLGITPLNELKQNLSKSWQEVTTSTAYKKTSEGLSVAGQKATAAFNNMGSAISRKFEDVRNTPTFKSFEEKVETLKVKMSPAASQGDFGDVLTSTATSDPSVVVEKQPEATPIALQEEHLQ; this is encoded by the exons gtgctgTGAGACCAGACTCTATCCCAGAAATAGGGGAGGATGCAGTGACGTCAGTGACCGTGTCCCCTTCCATCCCCACCCTgacagaggaggagcaggaggagctaCGAGAGGAGCTGCTCAGG GTGGAGGATGAGATCTTGACTCTGTCTCAGGTGCTGGCAACTAAGGAGAACCAGTTGGCAGACATCAAGAGGAAGCTGGGCATCACTCCTCTCAACGAGCTCAAACAGAACCTCAGCAAGAGCTGGCAAGAGGTCACCACCTCTACAGC CTATAAGAAGACGTCAGAGGGCCTGTCTGTGGCCGGTCAGAAGGCCACAGCAGCCTTCAACAACATGGGCTCAGCTATCAGCAGGAAGTTTGAGGACGTCAG GAACACACCCACCTTCAAGTCGTTTGAGGAGAAAGTAGAGACTTTAAAG GTCAAGATGAGCCCGGCGGCGTCTCAGGGTGACTTTGGCGACGTGTTGACCTCTACAGCAACCTCTGACCCGTCTGTTGTCGTGGAGAAACAGCCAGAGGCCACGCCCATCGCCCTCCAGGAAGAACATCTCCAGTGA
- the LOC129830793 gene encoding tumor protein D52-like isoform X1: MEEADQGAVRPDSIPEIGEDAVTSVTVSPSIPTLTEEEQEELREELLRVEDEILTLSQVLATKENQLADIKRKLGITPLNELKQNLSKSWQEVTTSTAYKKTSEGLSVAGQKATAAFNNMGSAISRKFEDVRLQSISNSFGIRSLQHSASMPVMRNTPTFKSFEEKVETLKVKMSPAASQGDFGDVLTSTATSDPSVVVEKQPEATPIALQEEHLQ; this comes from the exons gtgctgTGAGACCAGACTCTATCCCAGAAATAGGGGAGGATGCAGTGACGTCAGTGACCGTGTCCCCTTCCATCCCCACCCTgacagaggaggagcaggaggagctaCGAGAGGAGCTGCTCAGG GTGGAGGATGAGATCTTGACTCTGTCTCAGGTGCTGGCAACTAAGGAGAACCAGTTGGCAGACATCAAGAGGAAGCTGGGCATCACTCCTCTCAACGAGCTCAAACAGAACCTCAGCAAGAGCTGGCAAGAGGTCACCACCTCTACAGC CTATAAGAAGACGTCAGAGGGCCTGTCTGTGGCCGGTCAGAAGGCCACAGCAGCCTTCAACAACATGGGCTCAGCTATCAGCAGGAAGTTTGAGGACGTCAG ATTGCAGTCTATTTCCAATTCCTTTGG CATACGCTCTCTACAGCATTCTGCTAGTATGCCTGTAATGAG GAACACACCCACCTTCAAGTCGTTTGAGGAGAAAGTAGAGACTTTAAAG GTCAAGATGAGCCCGGCGGCGTCTCAGGGTGACTTTGGCGACGTGTTGACCTCTACAGCAACCTCTGACCCGTCTGTTGTCGTGGAGAAACAGCCAGAGGCCACGCCCATCGCCCTCCAGGAAGAACATCTCCAGTGA
- the LOC129830793 gene encoding tumor protein D52-like isoform X5 → MEEADQGAVRPDSIPEIGEDAVTSVTVSPSIPTLTEEEQEELREELLRVEDEILTLSQVLATKENQLADIKRKLGITPLNELKQNLSKSWQEVTTSTAYKKTSEGLSVAGQKATAAFNNMGSAISRKFEDVR, encoded by the exons gtgctgTGAGACCAGACTCTATCCCAGAAATAGGGGAGGATGCAGTGACGTCAGTGACCGTGTCCCCTTCCATCCCCACCCTgacagaggaggagcaggaggagctaCGAGAGGAGCTGCTCAGG GTGGAGGATGAGATCTTGACTCTGTCTCAGGTGCTGGCAACTAAGGAGAACCAGTTGGCAGACATCAAGAGGAAGCTGGGCATCACTCCTCTCAACGAGCTCAAACAGAACCTCAGCAAGAGCTGGCAAGAGGTCACCACCTCTACAGC CTATAAGAAGACGTCAGAGGGCCTGTCTGTGGCCGGTCAGAAGGCCACAGCAGCCTTCAACAACATGGGCTCAGCTATCAGCAGGAAGTTTGAGGACGTCAGGTGA
- the LOC129830792 gene encoding uncharacterized protein LOC129830792 — protein sequence MEPGGITEQSWMNGTWGNNRTELDEWNLGNNSHIRMTCLLYSVGPLMASHFDQVLEKSGGNVCITAAQNEVPVVARWVIGIYIRRRRTLSSIPFSFLNLAPSLSPPSLSLLFLAPSLSSIPLSSLSLAPSLSLFFQHHPSLLFSSTIPLSSIPLSSSLSPLPSAPSLSPPSLSPHPSLLCPQHRPSLLHPSLLCPQRRPSLLHPSPLPPAPPLSFPSLPALPPAPSLSPPSLPALPSAPSLSSLPPAPPLSFPSLSSAPSAVPLSSIPLSSVPSSIPLSSAPSAVPLSSIPPCSAPAPSLSPPSLPALPQRRPSLLHPSLLCPSAVPLSSIPPCSAPAPSLSLPSLAALPQRHPSLLHPSLLCPSAVPLSSIPPCSAPAPSLSPPSLPALPQRRPFLLHPSLLCPSAIPLSSIPPCSAPAPSLSPPSLSSAPSAVPLCSIPLSSS from the coding sequence atggaacctgggggaataacagaacagagctggatgaatggaacctggggaaataacagaacagagctggatgaatggaacctggggaataATAGTCATATTAGAATGACTTGTTTGCTTTATTCAGTAGGTCCTCTAATGGCTTCCCACTTTGACCAAGTTCTCGAGAAGTCAGGAGGAAATGTCTGCATCACAGCGGCTCAAAACGAGGTCCCTGTAGTGGCTAGATGGGTGATAGGAATATAtataaggaggaggaggactctgtcctccatccctttctcctTTCTGAACCTAGcaccgtccctctctcctccatccctctctcttctgttcctagctccatccctctcttccatccctctctcctctctgtccctagcaccgtccctctctctttttttccagcaccatccctctctccttttttccagcaccatccctctctcctccatccctctctcctcatccctctctcctctgccatcagcaccgtccctctctcctccatccctctctcctcatccctctctcctctgcccccagcaccgtccctctctcctccatccctctctcctctgcccccagcgccgtccctctctcctccatccctctcctctgcccccaGCGCCACCCCTCTCTTTTCCATCCCTCCCTGCTCTGCCCCCAgcgccatccctctctcctccatccctccctgctcTGCCCTCAGCGCCGTCCCTCTCTTCTCTGCCCCCAGCGCCACCCCTCTcttttccatccctctcctctgcccccagcgccgtccctctctcctccatccctctctcctctgttcctagctccatccctctctcctctgcccccagcgccgtccctctctcctccatccctccctgctcTGCCCCAGcgccgtccctctctcctccatccctccctgctcTGCCCCAGcgccgtccctctctcctccatccctccctgctcTGCCCCAGcgccgtccctctctcctccatccctccctgctcTGCCCCAGCGccgtccctctctcttccatccctcgCTGCTCTGCCCCAgcgccatccctctctcctccatccctccctgctcTGCCCCAGcgccgtccctctctcctccatccctccctgctcTGCCCCAGcgccgtccctctctcctccatccctccctgctcTGCCCCAGCGCCGTCCctttctcctccatccctccctgctcTGCCCCAgcgccatccctctctcctccatccctccctgctcTGCCCCAgcgccatccctctctcctccatccctctcctctgcccccaGCGCCGTCCCTCtctgctccatccctctctcctcttcctag